A region of Mesorhizobium sp. M3A.F.Ca.ET.080.04.2.1 DNA encodes the following proteins:
- the purM gene encoding phosphoribosylformylglycinamidine cyclo-ligase, translating into MSKGDPATRKNGLTYAEAGVDIDAGNLMVEKIKPLVRATRRPGADGEIGGFGGLFDLKAAGFTDPVLVAANDGVGTKLKIAIDAGKHDTIGIDLVAMCVNDIVVQGAEPLFFLDYFATGKLDPDQGAAIVGGIAEGCRQAGCALIGGETAEMPGMYRDNDYDLAGFAVGAAERGQLLPTDDIVEGDVLLGLASSGLHSNGFSLVRRIVAASGLGWSDPAPFNDEASLAEALLEPTRIYVKSILKAIRNTHGIKALAHITGGGFPENIPRVLPKDFSAELDLEAIEVPPVFSWLAKTGGVAPEEMMRTFNCGIGMILAVASGQAAQVAAVLQEAGETVTPIGRIVPRRDAGVIYRGSIAL; encoded by the coding sequence ATGAGCAAGGGCGATCCGGCCACGCGCAAGAACGGGCTCACCTATGCCGAGGCGGGCGTCGATATCGACGCCGGCAATTTGATGGTCGAGAAGATCAAGCCGCTGGTGCGCGCGACGCGGCGGCCGGGCGCCGACGGCGAGATCGGCGGCTTCGGCGGGCTGTTCGACCTCAAGGCGGCCGGCTTCACCGATCCGGTGCTGGTCGCGGCCAATGACGGCGTCGGCACGAAGCTCAAGATCGCCATCGATGCGGGAAAACACGACACGATCGGCATCGACCTGGTCGCCATGTGCGTGAACGACATCGTCGTGCAAGGCGCGGAGCCGCTGTTCTTCCTCGACTATTTCGCCACCGGCAAGCTCGACCCCGACCAGGGTGCGGCGATCGTCGGCGGCATTGCCGAAGGCTGCCGGCAGGCCGGCTGCGCGCTGATCGGCGGCGAGACGGCCGAGATGCCCGGCATGTATCGCGACAACGACTACGACCTCGCCGGCTTTGCCGTCGGCGCCGCGGAGCGCGGCCAGTTGCTGCCCACCGACGACATTGTCGAAGGCGACGTGCTGCTTGGCCTCGCCTCCTCGGGCCTGCACTCCAACGGCTTTTCGCTGGTGCGCCGCATCGTGGCCGCAAGCGGCCTCGGCTGGAGCGACCCGGCGCCGTTCAATGATGAAGCCAGTCTCGCCGAGGCGCTGCTCGAGCCGACGCGCATCTACGTGAAGTCGATCCTGAAGGCCATCCGCAACACGCATGGCATCAAGGCGCTCGCCCACATCACCGGGGGCGGTTTTCCCGAAAACATTCCGCGCGTTTTGCCGAAGGATTTCTCCGCCGAGCTCGACCTCGAGGCGATCGAGGTGCCGCCGGTGTTCTCGTGGCTGGCCAAGACCGGCGGCGTTGCGCCGGAAGAGATGATGCGCACCTTCAACTGCGGCATCGGCATGATCCTCGCCGTCGCCTCCGGCCAGGCGGCGCAGGTGGCGGCGGTGCTGCAGGAGGCCGGCGAGACGGTGACGCCGATCGGCCGCATCGTACCGCGGCGCGACGCCGGCGTGATCTATCGGGGCTCGATCGCCCTATGA
- the purN gene encoding phosphoribosylglycinamide formyltransferase produces MSRKRTVVLISGRGSNMTALIAAASDPSYPAEIVGVISDRANAAGLGVAQARGIPTKVIQRSDHASKDAHDAAIDAALTGFGAEIVALAGYMRILSRGFVEKWQGRMLNIHPALLPAFKGLDTHARALRAGVRIHGCSVHFVTPETDDGPVIAQAAVPVMVGDNEDTLAARVLKAEHRIYPLALGLVAEGKARMEKGHTVLAHFADDADNATSVVMAPDPLREETDLEQLARITP; encoded by the coding sequence ATGAGCAGGAAGCGCACGGTCGTCCTGATCTCGGGGCGCGGTTCCAACATGACGGCGCTGATTGCGGCGGCGAGCGATCCCTCCTATCCCGCCGAGATCGTCGGCGTCATCTCGGACCGCGCGAATGCGGCCGGCCTCGGCGTCGCGCAGGCGCGCGGCATACCGACCAAGGTCATCCAGCGCTCCGACCATGCGAGCAAGGACGCGCATGATGCGGCGATCGATGCCGCGCTCACCGGCTTCGGCGCCGAGATCGTGGCGCTGGCCGGCTATATGCGCATCCTGTCGCGCGGCTTCGTCGAGAAATGGCAAGGCCGCATGCTCAACATCCACCCTGCCCTGCTGCCCGCCTTCAAGGGGCTGGACACGCATGCGCGGGCGCTTCGCGCAGGCGTGCGCATCCATGGCTGCTCGGTGCATTTCGTCACGCCGGAAACGGATGACGGCCCGGTCATCGCCCAGGCCGCCGTCCCGGTGATGGTCGGCGACAATGAGGACACGCTCGCCGCCCGCGTGCTGAAAGCCGAGCATCGGATCTATCCGCTGGCGCTGGGGCTGGTCGCCGAGGGCAAGGCGCGCATGGAAAAGGGCCACACCGTGCTCGCCCATTTCGCCGACGACGCCGACAACGCCACATCGGTAGTGATGGCGCCGGATCCGCTGCGCGAGGAGACCGATCTCGAACAGCTGGCGCGGATCACGCCGTAG
- a CDS encoding histidine phosphatase family protein, which produces MKQLLVLRHAKSSWDDPKLDDFDRPLGPRGLKTAPLMGREMARRGWLPELALVSPALRTRDTWRLVAAELPKPVPAEFDEELYEAEAAAVLARVRQAKATSLIVIGHNPGLQELVRRLAGAGSDADVVKKIEAKFPTAALARFTVKGNWAKLDFGAARLTHCIRPKDLG; this is translated from the coding sequence ATGAAACAACTCCTGGTGCTGCGCCACGCCAAGTCGAGTTGGGACGATCCCAAGCTCGACGATTTCGACCGGCCACTCGGGCCACGCGGATTGAAGACAGCGCCGCTGATGGGGCGCGAGATGGCGCGGCGCGGCTGGCTGCCGGAGCTTGCGCTGGTGTCGCCGGCCCTGCGCACGCGTGACACCTGGCGGCTGGTCGCGGCTGAATTGCCGAAGCCCGTGCCGGCGGAGTTCGATGAGGAGCTTTACGAGGCTGAGGCGGCCGCCGTACTGGCACGCGTACGGCAGGCCAAGGCGACAAGCCTGATCGTGATCGGCCACAATCCTGGCCTGCAGGAACTCGTGAGGCGGCTGGCCGGCGCGGGGTCGGACGCGGATGTGGTTAAAAAGATCGAAGCAAAGTTTCCGACTGCGGCGCTGGCGCGGTTCACGGTGAAGGGGAATTGGGCGAAGCTCGATTTCGGCGCTGCCCGGCTAACGCATTGCATCAGGCCGAAGGATCTGGGGTAG
- a CDS encoding DUF680 domain-containing protein yields the protein MTKIALTAAALLVATGAAFANSDHYGSANANPPAASVDSTITASTRSDANVQKPVTQGADRDLFGNH from the coding sequence ATGACCAAGATCGCTCTTACCGCCGCCGCCCTGCTGGTTGCCACCGGTGCCGCCTTTGCCAACTCCGACCACTACGGTTCGGCCAACGCCAATCCGCCGGCCGCTTCGGTCGACAGCACGATCACCGCTTCGACCAGATCGGACGCCAATGTCCAGAAGCCGGTGACCCAGGGCGCCGATCGCGACCTGTTCGGCAATCATTGA
- a CDS encoding DUF680 domain-containing protein, whose translation MNKIALTAAALLVATGSAFAGSDHYGSDNVNQPAVTQSARAGDNIDRGITGSIRKFEQRDLKISPDQNQPQSGRGIWGR comes from the coding sequence ATGAACAAGATTGCTCTTACCGCTGCGGCCCTTCTCGTGGCCACGGGCAGCGCCTTCGCCGGTTCCGACCACTATGGCTCAGACAATGTCAACCAGCCGGCCGTGACTCAGTCCGCCCGGGCTGGTGACAACATCGACCGCGGCATCACCGGATCGATCCGCAAGTTTGAGCAGCGCGATCTCAAGATCTCGCCCGATCAGAACCAGCCGCAGTCCGGCCGGGGCATCTGGGGCCGTTAA
- a CDS encoding response regulator, with amino-acid sequence MRLLLVEDNRELADWLSKTLRQASYVVDVVHDGEDVEHALAAGDHALIILDLALPRLGGMEVLKRLRARGNPVPVIVLTANASLDGRVKGLNEGADDYLAKPFQIEELEARIRVQLRRSNDRTAPVISCGDLVFDTNTRLFSLAGETLALTPREHAVLEQLVVKAGRTVSKAALSAAVYDFDTDADPSAIEIYVHRLRKKLEGSRVQIATLRGLGYLLRHEDQAR; translated from the coding sequence ATGCGGCTCTTGCTTGTCGAAGACAATCGCGAACTGGCCGATTGGCTGAGCAAGACGCTGCGCCAGGCGAGCTATGTCGTCGACGTCGTGCATGACGGCGAGGACGTCGAGCATGCGCTGGCGGCCGGCGACCATGCGCTGATCATCCTCGACCTCGCGCTGCCGCGCCTGGGCGGGATGGAGGTACTGAAGCGGTTGCGAGCGCGCGGCAACCCGGTGCCGGTGATCGTTCTCACCGCCAATGCCAGCCTCGACGGGCGGGTCAAGGGCCTCAACGAAGGCGCCGACGATTACCTGGCAAAGCCGTTCCAGATCGAGGAGCTGGAAGCGCGCATCCGCGTGCAATTGCGGCGCTCCAACGACCGGACCGCGCCCGTGATTTCCTGCGGCGATCTCGTCTTCGACACCAACACAAGGCTGTTCTCGCTGGCCGGCGAGACACTGGCGCTCACGCCGCGCGAGCACGCGGTGCTGGAGCAGCTGGTGGTCAAGGCCGGGCGCACTGTGAGCAAGGCGGCGCTGTCGGCGGCGGTCTACGATTTCGACACCGATGCGGACCCCAGCGCCATCGAGATCTACGTTCATCGCCTGCGCAAGAAGCTGGAAGGATCGCGCGTCCAGATCGCCACCCTGCGTGGCCTCGGCTATCTGCTGCGCCATGAAGATCAGGCGCGATGA
- a CDS encoding sensor histidine kinase, with the protein MRISSLRLQLLAWVVLPLAALATVNLWTSQRNALATADLVTDRMLVGSARAIAEQVTMAEGVLDATVPPAAIEMFDTGDRDSVYYRVETAGGRLLTGYPDLPTASGDASIEAPYRDQLLRLATFSHAVIGAGPDSPIRVTVGVTLAGHDAMAKRLWLSAFAQQLALVAIAGVFVLLGLRRGLAPLIRLRDAVRSPNRSDLDPVEVRGAQSEIRPLIEALNAYMERVRAQMAAQRRFIANAAHQLRTPLALLSTQTSYALRETAADRRQEALVALQASSGRLARLAEQLLTLSRAEPGSRRPRADRIDLTEAARQVLETQAPTAITRNIDLGLEETGPVAVIGDGTMLREMIVNLVDNALRYTPAGGSVTVKLAVSDREGLLTVTDTGPGIPAEEREHVFERFYRVAGSSEEGSGLGLAIVREVVEHAGGSVALGDAAAGGLKVEVRLPLAAPDETPGGAVKSPAR; encoded by the coding sequence ATGAGGATTAGCAGCCTGCGCCTGCAATTGCTGGCCTGGGTGGTGCTGCCTCTGGCCGCACTGGCGACCGTCAATTTGTGGACCAGCCAGCGCAACGCGCTGGCGACAGCCGACCTGGTCACCGACCGGATGCTGGTCGGGTCGGCGCGCGCGATCGCCGAGCAGGTGACGATGGCCGAGGGCGTGCTCGACGCGACCGTGCCGCCGGCCGCGATCGAGATGTTCGACACCGGCGACCGCGACAGCGTTTACTACCGCGTCGAGACCGCGGGCGGGCGGCTGCTCACGGGTTACCCCGACCTGCCCACGGCATCGGGTGATGCGAGCATCGAGGCGCCCTACCGCGATCAACTGTTGCGCCTCGCAACTTTCAGCCATGCCGTGATCGGCGCCGGACCGGATTCGCCGATCAGGGTCACCGTGGGCGTCACGCTTGCCGGTCATGATGCGATGGCGAAGCGGCTGTGGCTCAGCGCCTTCGCGCAGCAGCTGGCCCTGGTGGCGATCGCCGGCGTCTTCGTGCTGCTCGGCCTGCGCCGCGGGCTGGCGCCGCTGATCCGGCTGCGCGACGCGGTGCGCTCACCCAACCGCAGCGATCTCGACCCGGTCGAAGTGCGTGGTGCGCAAAGCGAGATCAGGCCGCTGATCGAGGCGCTCAATGCTTATATGGAGCGCGTGCGGGCGCAAATGGCGGCGCAGCGCCGCTTCATCGCCAATGCCGCGCACCAGTTGCGCACGCCGCTGGCGTTGCTGTCGACGCAGACGAGCTACGCGCTGCGCGAGACCGCCGCCGACCGGCGCCAGGAGGCGCTGGTGGCCCTGCAGGCAAGCTCCGGCCGGCTGGCGCGGCTTGCCGAGCAGTTGCTCACCCTGTCGCGGGCGGAGCCCGGCAGCCGGCGCCCGCGAGCCGACCGCATCGACCTCACCGAAGCCGCGCGGCAGGTGCTGGAAACGCAGGCGCCGACAGCAATCACCCGCAACATCGATCTCGGCCTCGAGGAAACCGGGCCTGTTGCGGTGATCGGCGACGGCACGATGCTGCGCGAGATGATCGTCAATCTCGTCGACAACGCGCTGCGCTACACACCGGCCGGCGGCAGCGTGACCGTCAAGCTGGCCGTCAGCGACCGCGAGGGTCTGCTGACGGTTACCGACACCGGCCCCGGCATTCCGGCTGAGGAACGGGAGCACGTCTTCGAGCGCTTCTACCGCGTCGCCGGATCAAGCGAGGAAGGCAGCGGGCTCGGCCTGGCAATCGTGCGCGAGGTGGTCGAGCATGCCGGCGGCAGCGTCGCGCTTGGCGATGCCGCCGCCGGAGGGCTGAAGGTCGAGGTGCGGCTGCCGCTGGCAGCGCCGGACGAGACGCCGGGCGGCGCTGTCAAGTCCCCTGCTCGTTGA